A single Anatilimnocola floriformis DNA region contains:
- a CDS encoding transthyretin-like family protein produces MPAGYRFPLAGSLALLFVVALSAGCSKSDRVAVHPVEGQLSWNGQPLANAFVVLHPQDKSNPKLLAARAQTDAEGKFQLTTYDQADGAAAGEYQVTVEYFRPVNNGGSFVPGPNVLPAKLARPETSEITVSVAAGKNTLQPIVVR; encoded by the coding sequence ATGCCTGCCGGTTATCGTTTCCCCCTTGCTGGGTCTCTGGCCCTGCTGTTCGTCGTTGCTCTTTCGGCCGGTTGCAGCAAGAGCGACCGCGTGGCAGTTCATCCTGTCGAAGGTCAGCTGAGTTGGAACGGCCAGCCGCTGGCGAATGCCTTCGTTGTTTTGCATCCGCAAGATAAAAGCAACCCGAAGCTGCTCGCAGCCCGGGCGCAGACCGATGCGGAAGGGAAGTTTCAGCTGACCACTTACGACCAGGCCGATGGCGCCGCCGCGGGTGAATATCAGGTCACGGTCGAATACTTCCGTCCGGTCAACAACGGCGGCAGCTTCGTGCCGGGGCCGAATGTTCTGCCGGCGAAACTGGCCCGTCCCGAGACCTCGGAAATCACCGTGAGTGTTGCCGCGGGCAAAAACACGCTGCAACCGATTGTGGTGCGCTAA
- a CDS encoding DUF1559 domain-containing protein, giving the protein MKTTRSAFTLVELLVVIAIIGVLVALLLPAVQAAREAARRTQCSNNLKQMGLAVHNFSDSYNKLPSSIRPGGLTTAPRIAGLTLLLPYLEAKNSYDKYNQTLNWFDAANLPVTSLTIPSYNCPSTPVEKKRLDGVPENSPWTPVVATTDYSPTIGVDPRLLSSGLVDFADTGMLPKNGDPRMADVTDGLSNTAMYAESAGRPFVYRKGWKRFGNLPTDRLNAGGWSRPASDFTLDGSSYDGATFPGPCAVNCANGEQIGTTFPHPYYATEGTAEAFAFHPAGINVAMGDGSVRFVQESINIREFARLITRANGEITQ; this is encoded by the coding sequence ATGAAGACAACCCGTTCTGCCTTTACGCTCGTTGAGTTGCTGGTGGTGATTGCCATCATCGGCGTGCTCGTCGCGCTGCTTCTGCCCGCCGTGCAAGCCGCTCGCGAAGCAGCTCGTCGCACCCAGTGCTCCAATAATCTCAAGCAGATGGGCCTGGCGGTTCACAATTTCAGCGACAGTTACAACAAGCTCCCGTCCAGCATTCGTCCGGGCGGTTTGACCACCGCGCCGCGCATCGCCGGCCTCACGCTGCTGCTGCCATACTTGGAAGCCAAGAACAGCTATGACAAATACAATCAAACGTTGAATTGGTTCGACGCTGCGAACTTGCCGGTCACGTCGCTGACCATTCCCAGCTACAACTGCCCTTCGACGCCGGTGGAAAAGAAGCGACTCGACGGCGTGCCAGAAAACAGCCCGTGGACTCCCGTGGTAGCCACCACCGATTACTCGCCGACGATCGGCGTCGATCCGCGGTTGCTGTCGAGCGGCTTGGTCGACTTTGCCGATACGGGCATGTTGCCGAAGAACGGCGATCCCCGCATGGCCGACGTGACCGACGGTTTGTCGAATACCGCCATGTATGCCGAATCGGCGGGCCGGCCGTTTGTGTACCGTAAAGGTTGGAAGCGGTTTGGCAATCTGCCGACCGATCGGCTGAATGCCGGTGGTTGGTCGCGCCCCGCCAGCGATTTTACGCTGGATGGCTCCTCCTACGATGGCGCGACGTTCCCCGGTCCTTGCGCCGTGAACTGCGCCAACGGCGAACAGATCGGCACGACCTTCCCGCACCCCTACTACGCCACAGAAGGAACGGCGGAAGCCTTTGCCTTTCACCCGGCCGGCATCAACGTCGCGATGGGCGACGGCTCGGTTCGGTTCGTGCAAGAGAGCATCAACATCCGCGAATTCGCCCGCCTCATCACGCGGGCCAATGGCGAGATCACGCAGTAG
- the fmt gene encoding methionyl-tRNA formyltransferase: MRLLMMGTGPFAVPTFQGLLDSSHEVLALVTRPTPAPKGREKASLNPMRDLAEARGLTVYAPDSINTEEAAARLRKWNADLFVVCDYGQILSREALGLAPLGGINLHASLLPKFRGAAPINWAMLNGEAETGITVIHMTPRLDGGPCLVVRSTPIGYEETQPELERRLSEMGVTAVLEAIEMLSTWDRTSTLGTLQSKSQVTKAPRLAKSDGLIDWTKSAAFIQRQVRALKPWPTTFTHWQRPGGEPLRVIVDHVIVSNEPPAAEPGTVVVSDGKQLVIATGEGRISIDALQPAGKRVLQVSEFLRGYPVKVGEKFA; the protein is encoded by the coding sequence ATGCGTTTGCTCATGATGGGAACCGGTCCGTTTGCCGTCCCTACATTCCAAGGTTTGCTCGACTCGTCGCACGAGGTTCTCGCGCTCGTCACTCGCCCTACGCCCGCGCCCAAGGGGCGCGAAAAGGCGAGTCTCAATCCGATGCGCGATCTGGCCGAGGCTCGCGGCTTGACGGTTTATGCGCCCGACAGCATCAATACCGAAGAAGCAGCTGCGCGACTGCGTAAATGGAATGCCGATTTGTTTGTCGTGTGCGACTACGGACAGATCTTGTCGCGCGAGGCGCTCGGTCTCGCGCCGCTCGGCGGAATCAATCTGCATGCTTCGCTGCTGCCGAAGTTTCGCGGCGCTGCGCCGATCAACTGGGCCATGCTCAACGGTGAAGCGGAAACCGGCATTACGGTGATTCACATGACACCGCGGCTCGACGGCGGTCCGTGTCTCGTCGTCCGCAGCACGCCGATTGGCTACGAAGAAACGCAGCCAGAACTCGAACGCCGCTTGAGTGAGATGGGCGTTACTGCCGTGCTCGAAGCCATCGAAATGTTGAGCACCTGGGATCGCACCTCCACGCTCGGCACTCTGCAATCGAAGAGCCAGGTGACGAAAGCGCCGCGACTCGCAAAGAGCGACGGCTTGATCGATTGGACCAAATCGGCAGCGTTCATTCAGCGGCAAGTGCGAGCGCTCAAACCTTGGCCAACAACCTTCACCCACTGGCAACGTCCCGGCGGTGAACCGTTGCGCGTGATCGTCGATCATGTGATCGTCAGCAATGAACCACCCGCCGCCGAACCGGGCACCGTCGTGGTTAGCGACGGCAAGCAACTAGTCATCGCGACTGGTGAAGGTCGGATCTCGATCGATGCCCTGCAACCCGCGGGTAAACGCGTGTTGCAGGTGAGTGAGTTTCTTCGCGGGTATCCGGTGAAGGTTGGCGAGAAGTTCGCTTAA